In Tissierellales bacterium, a single genomic region encodes these proteins:
- the rbfA gene encoding 30S ribosome-binding factor RbfA: MKTKRLNRISEEIKKVTAEIINYELKDPRINNMTSVTRVDVTNDLSYANIYISVLGDDLEKEKTLEGLESAKGFIRREIGNRVELRYLPEPVFHIDKSIEQGIYISKLIDKVNKEDKEKRSK; this comes from the coding sequence ATGAAAACAAAAAGGTTAAATAGAATTTCTGAAGAGATAAAAAAAGTTACTGCGGAGATAATAAATTATGAATTAAAGGATCCAAGAATTAATAATATGACTAGCGTAACAAGGGTAGATGTTACTAATGATCTTAGCTATGCAAATATTTATATTAGTGTTCTTGGTGACGATTTAGAGAAAGAAAAAACTTTGGAAGGGTTAGAAAGTGCAAAAGGTTTTATAAGACGAGAAATAGGTAATAGAGTTGAACTAAGATATTTACCTGAACCTGTTTTTCATATAGATAAATCAATAGAGCAAGGAATATATATATCTAAATTAATAGATAAAGTTAATAAGGAAGATAAAGAAAAAAGGAGCAAATAA
- a CDS encoding bifunctional oligoribonuclease/PAP phosphatase NrnA, whose protein sequence is MSKNLEQLLSSGIEIINNSENIYIGSHINPDGDNIGSLLALGMALKEMNKTVHLVKVDSIPKDYQFLPNVHLISEPTQDEEFDLFIALDCSDLDRLGSGKEIALKANKILNIDHHITNDNFGHINMVFPPASSTGEIVYYLIKKLNIPINRDVAECLYVAISTDTGSFMYDSTSSNTHRVAADLLDKGINLNKITTQLYQSRSLERTRLFIEALKNLNLYYDGKVGTIKITQKMLKDNKATMEDTEGIISFIRDIENIEVACILKEYDKKEIKLSLRSKKYLDVSKVCLEFSGGGHKRAAGCTIFKDIEEAEESVLNSIKGYLR, encoded by the coding sequence ATGTCTAAAAACCTAGAACAGTTATTATCTAGTGGAATAGAGATTATTAATAATAGTGAAAATATTTATATTGGCTCTCATATAAATCCTGATGGGGATAATATAGGTTCTTTATTAGCATTAGGCATGGCTTTAAAGGAGATGAATAAAACTGTTCATCTTGTAAAGGTAGATAGTATACCAAAGGATTATCAATTTTTACCTAATGTGCACCTTATTAGTGAGCCTACACAAGATGAAGAATTTGATTTATTTATAGCTTTAGATTGTAGTGATTTAGATAGATTAGGTTCTGGAAAAGAAATTGCACTTAAGGCTAATAAAATATTAAATATTGATCATCATATAACAAATGATAATTTCGGCCATATTAATATGGTTTTCCCACCTGCCAGTTCAACTGGAGAAATAGTTTATTATTTGATTAAAAAACTTAATATACCCATAAATAGAGATGTAGCAGAATGTTTATATGTGGCTATCTCAACTGATACTGGTAGTTTTATGTATGATAGCACAAGTTCTAATACCCATAGAGTAGCAGCAGACTTATTGGATAAGGGTATCAATTTAAATAAGATAACTACTCAATTATATCAAAGTAGGAGTCTAGAGAGAACACGGCTTTTTATAGAAGCCTTAAAGAATTTAAATCTTTATTATGATGGAAAAGTTGGTACTATTAAAATTACTCAAAAAATGCTAAAGGATAATAAGGCTACAATGGAAGATACGGAAGGTATAATATCCTTTATTAGAGATATAGAAAATATAGAGGTTGCCTGTATTTTAAAAGAATATGACAAGAAAGAAATTAAATTAAGTCTTCGTTCTAAAAAATATCTAGATGTTTCAAAAGTATGTTTAGAGTTCAGTGGTGGTGGACATAAAAGAGCTGCAGGCTGTACTATTTTTAAGGATATAGAAGAGGCAGAAGAAAGTGTTCTAAATAGTATAAAGGGCTATTTAAGGTAA
- the truB gene encoding tRNA pseudouridine(55) synthase TruB: MNIYKPPGMTSFDVVSIVRRELKIKKVGHTGTLDPMASGVLVLCTGKATKISQYILGSKKSYIGELTLGYETDTQDLEGKVLKHSKKKVSSKDISEVFNSFKGELSQIPPMYSAVRFKGKKLYELAREGKVVERKSRKVTIYNLDILEIDENNKVLFGVECSAGTYIRTLCNDIGYKLGTYGYMSYLTRTSVSNFKIEDSIGLNSIKGKNKDSIRSLILPIDKGLVNYPNIILEDKYYSKIVNGVMIPVENLNIDYNYNDILKVYSEENFLGLGKIIKRDGQELLKMIRVLV, from the coding sequence TTGAATATTTATAAACCACCAGGTATGACTTCTTTTGATGTAGTATCTATTGTAAGAAGGGAATTGAAAATAAAAAAGGTTGGACATACGGGAACCCTTGACCCTATGGCCAGTGGAGTTTTGGTATTGTGTACTGGAAAGGCTACTAAAATAAGTCAATATATATTAGGATCAAAAAAATCTTATATTGGAGAGTTAACCTTAGGCTATGAAACTGATACACAGGATTTAGAGGGAAAGGTTTTAAAGCATTCTAAGAAAAAAGTAAGTAGTAAGGATATATCTGAAGTTTTCAATAGTTTTAAGGGAGAATTAAGTCAGATACCTCCTATGTATTCAGCAGTTAGGTTTAAAGGCAAGAAACTTTATGAATTAGCTCGAGAAGGAAAAGTTGTAGAAAGAAAGTCTAGAAAGGTAACTATTTATAACTTAGACATACTAGAAATAGATGAAAATAATAAGGTGCTATTTGGTGTAGAATGTTCCGCTGGTACTTATATAAGAACTTTGTGTAATGATATAGGCTATAAATTAGGAACTTATGGATATATGTCTTATTTAACCAGAACTAGTGTTAGTAATTTTAAAATTGAGGATTCTATAGGGCTTAATTCTATTAAGGGAAAGAATAAAGACTCTATAAGATCTTTAATACTTCCTATTGATAAGGGTTTAGTAAATTATCCTAATATTATACTAGAGGATAAATATTATAGTAAAATTGTAAATGGAGTAATGATTCCTGTTGAGAATTTAAATATAGATTATAATTACAATGATATTTTAAAAGTTTATAGTGAAGAAAATTTTTTAGGTCTAGGTAAAATTATTAAAAGGGATGGACAAGAATTATTAAAAATGATTAGAGTCCTAGTATAA